In the genome of Pseudomonas sp. HS6, one region contains:
- a CDS encoding mechanosensitive ion channel family protein: protein MFARFFALPCLFLVCLMTLLPSAPAHAVSLPGLLNGSNKAQPEAQEPLGQSLDEVIKSLENDKQRAQLLSDLKKLRDATKKAQATPEEGVLGLIGGTLATFEKQFTGADSPLNRWSAEFDLAKDELSDLMLPASEWLPIIFAFAVILAVWSLLAAALIWLGHRVRMRFGLTEELPQNPRALDMLRFALRKLGPWMIALAITVYMSYALPSSLGKSLAMVLAYALVVGTCFSAICVIAFSVLDGPHRHRALYILRHQAFRPLWLIGSFAAFGEALNDPRLVSGLGVHLAHTAATVANVLAALSTGLFILRFRRPIAHLIRNQPLSRRLTRRALSDTIEILGTFWYVPALVLVGISLFATFVSAGDTSTALRQSLICTVLLVLCMVINGLVRRHALKPQRGPKRHALYSERLKSFFYTLAHLLVWLAFIELGLRVWGMSLIGFTEGEGHDVSVKLFSLIGTLIFAWLIWILSDTAVHHALTRSRKGLANARAQTMMPLIRNVLFVAIFIIALIVALANMGMNVTPLLAGAGVIGLAIGFGAQSLVADLITGLFIIIEDSLAIDDYVDVGGHLGTVEGLTIRTVRLRDIDGIVHTIPFSEIKSIKNYSREFGYAIFRVAVPFNMNIDEAIKLMREVGQKMRTDPLQRRNIWSPLEIQGVESFESGNAILRARFKTAPIKQWEVSRAFNLSLKRHLDEAGLDLATPRMNVQVITAGGGGQTQE from the coding sequence GTGTTCGCTCGTTTCTTTGCCCTGCCCTGCCTTTTCCTCGTCTGCCTGATGACGCTGCTGCCGTCGGCGCCTGCCCACGCGGTGAGCCTGCCCGGCCTGCTCAATGGCTCGAACAAGGCGCAACCGGAGGCTCAGGAACCACTCGGCCAGTCCCTCGACGAAGTCATCAAGTCGCTGGAAAACGACAAGCAACGCGCCCAGTTGCTGAGCGACCTGAAAAAGCTGCGCGACGCCACGAAAAAAGCCCAGGCCACCCCGGAAGAAGGCGTGCTGGGCCTGATAGGCGGCACCCTCGCCACCTTCGAAAAACAATTTACCGGTGCCGACAGCCCGCTCAATCGCTGGTCCGCCGAGTTCGATCTGGCCAAAGACGAACTGTCCGACCTGATGCTGCCGGCCAGCGAATGGCTGCCGATCATCTTCGCCTTCGCCGTGATCCTCGCCGTCTGGAGCCTTCTCGCCGCCGCACTGATCTGGCTCGGCCACCGGGTGCGCATGCGCTTCGGCCTGACCGAAGAACTGCCACAAAACCCCCGGGCCCTTGACATGCTGCGCTTCGCCCTGCGCAAGCTCGGCCCATGGATGATTGCCCTGGCCATCACGGTTTACATGAGCTACGCGCTGCCGTCGTCGCTGGGCAAAAGCCTGGCGATGGTTCTGGCTTATGCGCTGGTGGTCGGCACCTGCTTCTCGGCGATCTGCGTGATTGCTTTCTCCGTACTCGACGGCCCGCACCGCCATCGTGCGCTGTACATCCTGCGCCATCAGGCCTTCCGTCCCTTGTGGCTGATCGGCAGCTTCGCCGCGTTCGGCGAAGCCCTGAACGACCCGCGACTGGTCAGCGGCCTGGGCGTGCACCTGGCACACACCGCGGCCACCGTCGCCAATGTGCTCGCGGCCCTGTCGACCGGCCTGTTCATCCTGCGCTTCCGCCGCCCGATCGCCCACCTGATCCGCAACCAGCCACTGTCCCGCCGCCTGACCCGCCGCGCCCTCAGCGACACCATCGAAATCCTCGGCACCTTCTGGTACGTGCCGGCGCTGGTCCTCGTGGGGATTTCCCTGTTCGCCACCTTCGTCTCCGCCGGCGACACCAGCACCGCCCTGCGCCAGTCGCTGATCTGCACGGTGCTGCTGGTGTTGTGCATGGTGATCAACGGCCTCGTCCGCCGCCACGCCCTCAAACCCCAACGCGGCCCGAAACGCCACGCGCTGTATTCCGAACGCCTGAAAAGCTTCTTCTACACCCTCGCTCATTTGCTGGTGTGGCTGGCCTTCATCGAACTCGGCCTGCGGGTCTGGGGCATGTCCCTGATCGGCTTCACCGAAGGCGAAGGCCACGACGTCAGCGTCAAACTGTTCAGCCTGATCGGCACGTTGATCTTCGCCTGGCTGATCTGGATCCTCAGCGACACCGCCGTCCACCACGCCCTCACCCGCTCACGCAAAGGCCTGGCCAACGCCCGTGCACAAACGATGATGCCGCTGATCCGCAACGTGCTGTTCGTGGCGATCTTCATCATCGCCCTGATCGTCGCTCTGGCGAACATGGGCATGAACGTCACGCCACTGCTGGCCGGTGCCGGCGTGATCGGCCTGGCGATCGGCTTCGGCGCCCAGTCGCTGGTAGCCGACCTGATCACCGGCCTGTTCATCATCATCGAAGACTCCCTGGCCATCGACGACTACGTCGACGTCGGCGGCCACTTGGGCACCGTCGAAGGCCTGACCATCCGCACCGTACGCCTGCGGGACATCGACGGCATCGTCCACACCATCCCGTTCAGCGAAATCAAAAGCATCAAAAACTACTCCCGGGAATTCGGCTACGCGATCTTCCGCGTGGCGGTGCCGTTCAACATGAACATCGACGAAGCCATCAAACTGATGCGCGAAGTCGGCCAGAAAATGCGTACCGACCCGCTGCAGCGCCGCAATATCTGGTCGCCACTGGAGATTCAGGGGGTGGAAAGTTTTGAATCGGGTAATGCGATATTGCGCGCAAGGTTCAAGACTGCACCGATCAAACAGTGGGAAGTTTCACGGGCGTTCAATCTGTCGCTGAAACGGCATCTGGATGAGGCCGGGCTGGATCTCGCGACGCCGAGGATGAATGTTCAGGTGATAACCGCAGGTGGTGGTGGCCAAACTCAGGAATAG
- a CDS encoding M18 family aminopeptidase: protein MREELNQGLIDFLKASPTPFHATASLVQRLEAAGYVRLDERETWHTEANGRYYVTRNDSSIVAIKMGRNSPLHDGIRLVGAHTDSPCLRVKPQPELQRQGFWQLGVEVYGGALLAPWFDRDLSLAGRVTFRRDGKVESQLIDFKAPIAIIPNLAIHLNREANQGWAINAQTELPPILAQFAGDERVDFRAVLTDQLAREHGLNADVVLDYELSFYDTQSAAVIGLNGDFIAGARLDNLLSCYAGLQALLTADTEETCVLVCNDHEEVGSCSACGADGPMLEQTLRRLLPEGDEFVRTIQKSLLVSADNAHGVHPNYAEKHDANHGPKLNAGPVIKVNSNQRYATNSETAGFFRHLCMAEEVPVQSFVVRSDMGCGSTIGPITASHLGVRTVDIGLPTFAMHSIRELCGSHDLAHLVKVLSAFYASRELP, encoded by the coding sequence ATGCGCGAAGAGTTGAACCAAGGCCTGATCGACTTCCTCAAGGCCTCCCCTACCCCGTTTCACGCCACCGCCAGCCTTGTTCAACGCCTGGAGGCCGCCGGTTATGTGCGCCTCGACGAGCGCGAGACCTGGCACACCGAAGCCAATGGTCGTTACTACGTCACCCGTAACGACTCCTCGATCGTCGCGATCAAGATGGGCCGCAACTCTCCGCTGCACGACGGCATCCGTCTGGTCGGCGCCCATACCGACAGCCCGTGCCTGCGGGTCAAGCCGCAACCTGAATTGCAACGCCAGGGCTTCTGGCAACTGGGCGTCGAAGTCTACGGCGGCGCGCTGCTAGCACCGTGGTTCGACCGTGATCTGTCGCTGGCCGGCCGCGTCACCTTCCGCCGCGACGGCAAGGTCGAGAGCCAGCTGATCGACTTCAAGGCCCCGATCGCGATCATTCCCAACCTGGCGATCCACCTCAACCGCGAAGCCAACCAAGGCTGGGCGATCAATGCCCAGACCGAACTGCCGCCGATTCTCGCGCAGTTCGCCGGTGACGAACGCGTGGACTTCCGTGCCGTGCTGACCGATCAACTGGCCCGCGAGCACGGCCTCAATGCCGACGTGGTGCTCGATTACGAGCTGAGCTTCTACGACACCCAAAGCGCTGCGGTCATCGGCCTGAACGGTGACTTCATCGCCGGCGCCCGCCTCGACAACCTGTTGTCGTGCTACGCCGGTCTGCAAGCCCTTCTGACCGCCGACACCGAAGAAACCTGCGTGCTGGTGTGCAACGACCACGAAGAAGTCGGCTCCTGCTCCGCATGCGGCGCCGACGGCCCGATGCTCGAACAGACCCTGCGTCGCCTGTTGCCCGAAGGTGACGAATTCGTACGCACCATCCAGAAATCCCTGCTGGTCTCGGCCGACAACGCCCACGGCGTGCACCCGAACTACGCCGAAAAGCACGACGCCAACCACGGCCCGAAACTCAACGCCGGCCCGGTGATCAAGGTCAACAGCAACCAGCGCTACGCCACCAACAGCGAAACCGCCGGTTTCTTCCGCCATCTGTGCATGGCTGAAGAAGTGCCGGTGCAAAGCTTCGTGGTCCGCAGCGACATGGGCTGCGGTTCGACCATCGGCCCGATCACCGCCAGCCATTTGGGCGTGCGCACGGTCGACATCGGCTTGCCGACGTTCGCCATGCACTCGATCCGCGAACTGTGCGGCAGCCATGACCTGGCCCACCTGGTCAAAGTGCTGAGCGCGTTCTACGCCAGCCGCGAATTGCCGTAA